In the Xiamenia xianingshaonis genome, one interval contains:
- a CDS encoding elongator complex protein 3 codes for METAITTIIEALREGACVDAAWLERLVRARNRETADASRTVAKRRLLPYYWRVKSDDAARFASWNVTPEIERRLVRLLQAKPRRTASGVATVTVLTKPWPCGGDCLFCPSDVRMPKSYLSDEPACQRAERCFFDPYLQVTSRLRVLADMGHPIDKVELIVLGGTWSDYPPAYRRWFASELFRALCEFGEHASGETAARRKRYEEAGLTSNPDELARRFARAQDAVNAGVLGYNDFVQVHYDAAVPGGAARETGRTGECSETGAPNRPGSRTDASPWSAVSAWQTAAAEEVDRWHRANETARCRCVGLVVETRPDLVTFDSLVELRALGCTKVQMGIQSLDDAVLAKNARRSTSSQIARAFALLRLFGFKIHVHAMANLVGAAPAADVADYRRLVTDAAFLPDEVKLYPCALVESSRLRRLFESGAWRPYGEEELVGVLAEDVLATPAYTRISRMIRDIPSPDIMAGNKKTNLRQLVEERVRATGRPVREIRLREIATDTPAGVDLRLDVVPYATSVSDERFLQWMLPGGRIAGFLRLSLPFPADALPCGAASPLPAGCAMIREVHVYGRAAQIGRTGDAAQHQGLGRALVERACAMASEAGYGSVAVISAVGTRAYYRGLGFCDDGLYQTRRLGKPGR; via the coding sequence ATGGAGACCGCGATCACAACCATCATCGAGGCGCTGCGCGAGGGGGCTTGCGTGGACGCCGCATGGCTCGAGCGGCTTGTTCGCGCGCGCAACCGCGAAACGGCCGATGCGTCGCGCACCGTGGCGAAGCGGCGTCTGCTTCCCTATTACTGGCGCGTGAAAAGCGACGACGCGGCCCGGTTCGCGTCGTGGAACGTCACGCCCGAGATCGAGCGGCGGCTCGTGCGCCTCTTGCAGGCCAAGCCGCGCCGCACGGCTTCCGGCGTGGCGACCGTCACGGTGCTGACGAAGCCTTGGCCCTGCGGAGGCGATTGCCTGTTCTGTCCGAGCGACGTGCGCATGCCGAAGAGCTACCTTTCCGACGAGCCGGCCTGCCAGCGGGCCGAGCGGTGCTTCTTCGACCCGTATCTGCAGGTCACGTCCCGGTTGCGCGTGCTGGCCGACATGGGGCACCCCATCGACAAGGTGGAGCTCATCGTGCTGGGCGGCACGTGGTCCGACTATCCGCCCGCCTACCGCCGCTGGTTTGCAAGCGAGCTGTTCCGCGCCTTGTGCGAGTTCGGCGAGCATGCCTCTGGCGAGACGGCAGCGCGACGGAAGCGCTACGAGGAGGCCGGGCTGACGAGCAACCCGGACGAGCTTGCGCGCCGGTTCGCCCGCGCGCAAGACGCCGTGAACGCAGGCGTGCTCGGCTACAATGATTTTGTGCAGGTGCACTACGACGCCGCAGTGCCAGGCGGCGCCGCACGCGAAACCGGGCGGACAGGCGAATGCAGCGAGACCGGCGCCCCGAACAGGCCCGGCTCGCGCACGGACGCCAGCCCCTGGAGCGCCGTTTCCGCCTGGCAGACGGCGGCCGCAGAAGAGGTGGACCGGTGGCACCGGGCCAACGAGACGGCCCGGTGCCGCTGCGTGGGGCTCGTCGTGGAAACGCGGCCCGACCTGGTCACGTTCGACAGCCTTGTCGAGCTGCGGGCGCTCGGATGCACGAAGGTGCAGATGGGCATCCAGAGCCTCGATGACGCCGTGCTGGCAAAAAACGCTCGCCGTTCCACGTCTTCCCAGATCGCGCGCGCGTTTGCGCTGCTGCGCCTGTTCGGTTTCAAGATCCACGTGCACGCGATGGCGAACCTTGTCGGCGCTGCGCCCGCCGCCGACGTCGCCGACTACCGGCGCCTCGTGACCGATGCGGCGTTTCTGCCCGACGAGGTGAAGCTCTACCCGTGCGCGCTCGTCGAAAGCTCGCGGCTGCGGCGGCTTTTCGAAAGCGGGGCGTGGCGGCCCTACGGCGAAGAAGAGCTGGTGGGCGTGCTGGCCGAAGACGTGCTGGCCACGCCGGCGTACACGCGCATCTCGCGGATGATCCGCGACATCCCCTCGCCTGACATCATGGCGGGCAACAAGAAGACGAACCTGCGCCAGCTCGTAGAAGAGCGGGTCCGCGCGACGGGCCGACCGGTCCGCGAGATCCGTCTGCGCGAGATAGCCACCGACACGCCTGCCGGGGTCGACCTGCGACTCGACGTGGTGCCCTACGCCACAAGCGTGAGCGACGAGCGCTTCTTGCAATGGATGCTTCCCGGCGGGCGCATCGCTGGATTCCTGCGGCTGAGCCTGCCGTTTCCCGCCGACGCGCTGCCTTGCGGGGCCGCCTCTCCCCTGCCTGCCGGATGCGCGATGATCCGCGAGGTGCACGTGTACGGCCGGGCGGCGCAGATCGGGCGCACGGGCGATGCGGCGCAGCACCAAGGGCTTGGGCGGGCGCTCGTAGAACGGGCCTGCGCAATGGCGAGCGAGGCGGGGTAC
- a CDS encoding class I SAM-dependent methyltransferase yields MDTATARLLANLTSDFYVQTALSFSATRQSPWEGWRRVIGEAAGLRRGREPLSVLDAGCGNLRFERFLSDENVAFRAVGVDGCPALVAEGASAFAGVKGADAPVKFIEANIIEALLRGADPFAALDERSFDLAVAFGVMHHVPTAAARRSLLGALVEHTRPGGIVAASFWRFADDARLLKKACAATAKAQERFGPLDLDAGDHLLQWQQDESVFRYCHHASDDEIADLAASCAASADVVASFSADGASGRLNRYLVLRKR; encoded by the coding sequence ATGGACACTGCAACCGCCCGCCTTCTGGCGAATTTGACCAGCGACTTTTACGTGCAAACGGCGTTGTCGTTCTCGGCGACGCGGCAAAGCCCTTGGGAGGGCTGGCGCCGGGTGATCGGCGAGGCGGCAGGGTTGCGCCGCGGCCGCGAGCCGCTGTCCGTGCTCGACGCGGGGTGCGGAAACCTTCGCTTCGAGCGCTTCCTTTCCGATGAGAACGTCGCGTTTCGGGCGGTCGGCGTCGACGGCTGCCCGGCGCTCGTCGCCGAGGGCGCGTCCGCCTTCGCGGGGGTAAAAGGCGCGGATGCGCCGGTAAAGTTTATTGAAGCTAACATCATTGAAGCGCTCCTTCGCGGCGCCGATCCGTTCGCAGCCTTGGACGAGCGCTCGTTCGACCTGGCCGTCGCGTTCGGCGTCATGCACCACGTCCCGACCGCCGCAGCCCGGCGGAGCCTGCTGGGCGCGCTCGTTGAGCACACACGGCCCGGAGGGATCGTCGCAGCGTCGTTTTGGCGGTTCGCAGACGACGCCCGCCTGCTGAAAAAGGCGTGCGCGGCCACGGCGAAGGCTCAGGAGCGTTTCGGCCCGCTCGACCTTGACGCGGGCGACCATCTGCTGCAGTGGCAGCAGGACGAGTCGGTCTTTCGCTACTGCCACCACGCGTCCGACGACGAGATCGCCGATCTGGCCGCCTCGTGCGCCGCATCGGCCGACGTCGTTGCAAGCTTTTCCGCCGATGGCGCAAGCGGGCGCCTCAACCGCTATCTCGTGCTCAGGAAGCGCTGA